The genome window TGTGGGTCGGGATCGTTGGCATTGTCCTTGAACGGCAGTTCCAGGGTCAGTGCCAGGCAGCCGAAGGCGTGCGTGATGTGGGGCGAACCCATGGTCAGCACTTCCGGCGTGAACGGACCGTCTTCATAGCCGTGCTCATCCTGGAAGTCGGGGCTGGCCACCTTGAAGTCGGCGATGAAGCGGTCTTGCTCTGCCTTTTGTGCTGGCGTGAAATTTTCCAGCGCATCGCTGCCGGCGACGAACACGTAAGGCAGACCTTCGTCGCCATGTACGTCGAGGAACAGATCGCAGCCGATTTCATGCATTTTCTGTTTCACCAGGAATACTTCCGGGCTGCGTTCCATCGTCGGCGTCATCCATTCACGGTTCAGGTTAGCGCCGGCCGCGTTGGTGCGCAGGTTGCCATGCACGGAACCGTCCGGGTTCATGTTCGGCACCACGTAGAAGACGGCGTCTTGCAGGCATTGGCGGGCAAACGGATTGGCCTGGTCCAGCAATGCTTCGAGCATGCCCTCGACAAACCATTCCGCCATCGTTTCGCCCGGATGCTGACGCGCGATGACCCAGACTTTCTTCTCGGCATCGGCGTCGCCGACCACCAGCAGGTTCATGTCGCGCCCTTCCACCGTGCTGCCCAGGTCGATCAGGCGCACCAGCGGCGACGCTTGCGCGCTGTCGATCAGGGCCAGGTGGCGATCCCATGGGTATGGCTCGAAGTAGGCGTAGTACACGCTTTCTTCCTCGGGGGTGTGTGCGATGGTCATCACCGTGCCGTCAAAGCTGGTTGGCACGCGGAACCAGGTTTCGCGGTCATAGCTGGCGACGGCCTGGTAGTCTTTCCAGCCGTCCGGGTAGGCCGACTTGCCTGCATTCATGAAGCGGATCGTGCACGCCTCGCCTTGCGCGCCTTGCAGGCGGAAATAAAACCACTGCGTGATGTCGGCGTGGGAATCCTTGCGGATGTTCAGCTCGATGGATTGGGCATCGTCGGCGCGCAGCACCTCGATCGCGCCGGCGTCGAATTGCTGGCTGATTTTAATGGTCATGAGTGTTCCTGATAAAAACATATGGGTTTTGCATCGTGTGCAATGGCGCGATGATACCTGTTTTAGTCGCGCCTTTGTGCTGGCGCAAACGACGCGGGACATGCTTTGCTAACGTGATAGCTCCAACACGGGGAGAGCATCATGGACGACCATAGCAACCACATACGCGACCTGGAAAAGAAAATCAGCGCCCTCAGCGACGCCTTGGCGCACCTGGGCAAGGGCACGACTTTGCAGGAATTGCTGCGCATCATACGTTTTCCCGGCTATACCACGCCGGCCGAGTTCACCTTCAACGTCGCCATCCTCGACACCATGCTGGTGCAGGCCAATGCGCTGGAAAAGCTGGGGCAGGATTTGCTGGCAGGGGCGAAGCAGGTGGTGGCGAAGCAGTGAACGTCTGAGAAAATGTCCATGGCGGCGTTGCGTTGCCTTGGCGTACTAGTCGTACTGCCTGCGGCCACGCGCCTGGCCCTGAACATTTTTCAGGCGTTTAATTAGTCAGGCCGCCAAAACGTTCGTAGAACCACGGCTCCACGTCCGGCGCCTGCTCATCCTCGCGCCGCAGGGTGGCCAGGATATGTTCCTCGGCCGCCGCATGGGTGAGGCGGTACAGGTCGCGCGCCAGCGCATACGCTTGCGTGCCGGGCCACGGTTCGGGCAGCAGTTCGACGGGCAGTTGCGGGTCGTGCAATTGCACGCGGCGGTAGGCGTGCGTCAGCAGCGAGCGGATGACAAACGCTTGCTCCGCATCGAACACGGGTTCCTGCTGGAGCAAGGTCAGCAGGGGCTGGAAGCTGGCGATGAATTTTTCGTAGCCGGCCATCACTTCCGACAAGTCCCAGCATTCGCCCACCATGTCGCGCAGCGGGCGTGTGCTGACATCCGGCAACTCTGTCGTGTGGCAAACATACAGCTTGCCCTGTACCTCGTTGCGCACGAGGATGTCTTCCAGCGCCTCCGAGTTGCTGGCTGGATGGCCAAAGATGCCGGGAGAGATCAAGCCATAGCCAGCCCACAATAATTCCTTGCGCAGCGCCCCCCGCTCGGCGGCGCCGATGCTGCCGGCCGGCCCGATCACCAGGGTCCAGCTGCCATCCCAGTGCACGACCAGCGGCGCATAGATGCGGCGATAGGCGCGTTCGAAGCGGGCCAGCGCTTCCGGGCGTATCGTATAGGCGCTGCGGCGGCCGTCGCGTTGCGAGCTGAGCCAGCCCTCCTGCGCCAGGCGGAACACGCTGGTGCGCAGCAAGCGGTCATTCACGCCAAACGGTGCCAGCAGGTCGATCAGGCTGCCCAGCCAGATGGCGCCGCCGCGCGGCACGATGGCGTCGCCGAAAATCGTCATCACCAGGGACTTTGAGCGCGGTGGGTCGCTTTCCAGGAAATCGGCTATCCATGCCGTGCAGCGGGTGTTCTTCATGTGGTTCCGGTCTGGCCGTGTTGCGGTCGATTCAATAAAAGCAGCAGTTTACTTGGCTGCGCGGGTAGCGCGTCAATAATTTGCCGGAAGCGCTGGTGGCACTTCGTAGTGTTTTCTCATAAGCAATATCATACGCACAAAAAAGCTGCACAAGATACGAATTTTTAAAATGACTCACATCAAGTGTATGCAAATCGTTTTTTGTATCGTATTATCTGTTCATCGCACCGCGTTGCTGCGCAAAATCAAAGACATGGGAGACAGATCATGTACGCACAAATGGTTGAAACCGGCCTCAAGAACGTCCGCTCCATCGACGACATGGGCCAGGAAGAGCGCGCTTTTCAGGCGCGCATCGACGAAGGCATCAAGATCGAGGCCAAGGATTGGATGCCGGACGCTTACCGCAAGACCCTGATCCGCCAGATTTCGCAGCATGCGCACTCGGAAATCGTCGGTCAATTGCCCGAAGGTAACTGGGTCACGCGCGCACCGACCCTGAAACGCAAGTCCATCCTGCTGGCGAAGATCCAGGACGAAGCCGGTCACGGCCTGTACCTGTACAGCGCCGCGGAAACCCTGGGCGTGTCGCGCGACGATCTGCTCGCTGCCTTGCACTCGGGCAAAGCCAAGTATTCCAGCATCTTCAACTATCCCACCCTGTCGTGGGCCGACATGGGCGCCATCGGCTGGCTGGTCGACGGCTCCGCCATCATCAACCAGATTCCCCTGTGCCGCTGCTCGTATGGTCCGTATGCGCGCGCCATGATCCGCGTCTGCAAGGAAGAATCCTTCCATGCACGCCAGGGCTACGACATCATGATGTCGCTGTGCAAGGGTACGCCAGAGCAGAAAGCCATGGCGCAGGATGCCCTGAACCGCTGGTGGTGGCCATCGCTGATGATGTTCGGCCCGTCCGACGCCGCCTCCGTCAACAGCGCCCAATCGGCGCAATGGCGCATCAAGCTGTTCTCGAACGACGAATTGCGCCAGCGCATGGTCGACCAGACCGTGCCGCAAATCGAATACCTGGGCCTGACCGTGCCCGATCCCGACCTGAAGTTCAATGCCGAAACAGGCCACTATGAATTCGGCGAGATCGACTGGTCCGAGTTCAACAATGTCCTGAAGGGCAATGGCCCGTGCAACCGCGAGCGCCTGCAAACGCGGGTCAAAGCGTATGAAGACGGCGCATGGTTCCGCGATGCCTTGCTCGCGTATGCAGACAAGCAAGCCGCTAATAAAGCAGCAGCGTAATTACATAAGACAGATAGGGGAGAGCAACATGAGCAAAGAATGGCCATTGTGGGAAGTTTTCATCCGCAGCCAGCACGGCCTGGCGCACAAGCATGTGGGCAGCCTGCACGCCTCCGACGCCACCATGGCGGTCAACCATGCGCGCGACGTCTACACGCGCCGCAATGAAGGCGTGAGCATCTGGGTGGTGCGCGCGGCCGATATCGTCGCCAGCAGCCCTGGCGACAAGGGCGCCCTGTTCGAACCGTCGAACAGCAAGGTGTACCGCCATCCCACCTTCTTCCCGATGCCGGAAGAAGTCAAGAACCTGTGATGGGAGCGCCTGTAATGGATGACAAGATTAACTACTTGCTGCGCCTGGGCGACAACGCCCTGATCCTCAGCCAGCAACTGTCGCAGCTGTGCGGCAAGGGGCCGGCGCTGGAAGAAGACATGGCGCTGACCAACGTGGCGCTCGACCTGCTGGGCCAGACGCGCTTGTGGTTCAGCTATGCGGCCGAACTGGAAAATGCGGGCCGCGACGAGGATGACATCGCCTTCTTGCGCGACGCCCACGACTTCAAGAATTGCTTGCTGCTGGAGCAGCCGAACGGCAATTACGCCGACACCATGATGCGCCAGTTCTTCTTCGACAGCTGGCACTACTTCCAGTTGCTGGAACTGGCGAAATGCAGCGATCCACGCATCGTCGAAGTGGCGCAGAAGTCGATCAAGGAAGTGACGTATCACCTGCGCCGCAGCGGCGACCTGATTGTGCGTCTCGGCGACGGCACGGCGGACAGCCATGCCAAGACGCAGGCGGCGGCCGACAAGCTGTGGATGTACACGGGCGAGATGTTCAAGTACGACGCCGTCGACCAGGCCATGCTTGCCGCCGGCATCGCGCCGCCATCGGACGTGTTGCGCCAGGCCTTCCTCGAACACGTGGCCGAGATCTTCGCCGAAGCCACCTTGAGCATGCCGGCGCCCGACGCGTGGATGCAAAAGGGCGGCAAGCAGGGCACGCACACGGAACACCTGGGTTTTATTCTGGCCGAGATGCAGTTCCTGCAGCGCGCCTATCCCGGGGCGGAGTGGTAGTGAACACGCCCATGGCAACGCTGGACGCCGCCCAGGTCTGGGCCTGGCTGGGCGATGTGCCGGACCCGGAAATTCCCGTCATTTCGGTGGTGGACCTGGGCATCGTGCGCGCCGTCGATGTGGTCAGCAGCGAAGAGTGCATCGTGACGATCACGCCCACCTATTCGGGCTGCCCGGCCATGCAGGTGATCGCCGATGCCGTCACGGATGCCTTGCGCAGCCATGGCGTGGCCAAGGTAACGCTGGTGAACCAGCTGGCGCCCGCCTGGACCACGGACTGGATGAGCGAGGCGGGCAAGGCCAAGCTGAAAGGCTATGGCATCGCCCCGCCGCAGCAGCAGGTGATCGACATCAGTGGTTTGAAAGGTGGTGTCAAGCGCCAGCCCATGCCGACGCTGGAGGTGATCTGCCCGAACTGCGGTTCCACGCATACGCAGCTGACCAGCCAGTTTGGCTCCACGCCGTGCAAGGCCCTGTACAAATGCCTGGCTTGCCGCGAACCGTTTGACTACTTCAAGTGCCACTAAAAAAATCAGGCACACGTTCCGAAGAAACTGGAGATGAAGCATGAGTAAATTTTATCCGCTGTGCGTATCGAACGTGCGCAATGAAACGCGCGACACCATCGCCGTCACGTTCGACGTGCCAGCGGAACTGCAGCAGCAGTTCCGCTTCCAGCAGGGGCAGCACCTGACCCTGCGCGCCAATATCAATGCGGAAGACGTGCGCCGCTCGTATTCCATCTGTTCGGCGGTGCAGGACGGCACGCTGCGCGTGGCCATCAAGCGCACACCGGGCGGCGCCTTTTCGACCTGGGCGAACGACACACTGAAAGCCGGCGCCACCATCGAGGTGATGCCGCCCATGGGCCACTTCAACGTGCCGCTCGACTGCGTCAACCGCAAGCACTACCTGGCCTTTGCGGCCGGCAGCGGCATCACGCCCATCCTCTCCATCATCAAGACGACACTGCTGACGGAACCCCTGAGCCGTTTTACTGTGTTCTACGGTAACCGCGCTTCGTCTTCCGTCATCTTCAAGGAAGAATTGACGGACTTGAAGGATGTGTACCTGGAGCGTTTGAACCTGGTCTACGTGATGAGCCGCGAGCAGCAGGATATTGAGCTGTTCAACGGCCGCATCACGCAGGAAAAATGCGAGCAATTCCTGCAGCACTGGATACGTGTCGAAGACTACGACAACGCGTTTATTTGCGGCCCGGAAGACATGATGCTCGGTGTTTCCGCCGCCCTGCAGGCGGCCGGCATGCCCAAGCAGAACATCAAGATCGAACTGTTCGCCGCCAGCATCCCGAAAAACTTTCATAAGCCGCGTGCGCAGCTGGCTGCGGATGCGGTGCGGGAAACGGAAGTGACCGTCATCATGGATGGCAACCACACCACCTTCACGATGGACAAGGACAAGGAATCCATCCTCGACGCGGGCCTGCGAGCGGGGCTGGACATGCGCTACTCATGCAAGGGTGGCGTGTGTTCGACCTGCCGCTGCAAGATCCTCGACGGCAAGGTCGAAATGGACGTCAACTACGCGCTGGAAGACTACGAAGTGGCGCGCGGCTTCGTCCTCAGTTGCCAGAGTTTTCCGCTGACCGACAAGGTGGTGGTCGACTTCGACCAGGCTGAATAGTCGCAAACCCCAAACAACATCCGGGGTCGGACCTTAAGGGTAATTCGGCCCATTGGGGGCGAATGACGATTCCGCAGGAACCGACCTTACTTGTCCCTGGGTTAAAAATAAACGTATACGAGACACGCCATGACCTACCAAAACATCCTCTTCACCATCGAGCAGGGTATCGCGACGCTCACCCTGAACCGTCCCGACAAGCTCAATAGTTTTACGCAAGCCATGCACGAGGAAGTGCGCGACGCGCTTGCGAAAGTCAATGCCGACAGTTCCGTGCGCGTGTTCGTGCTGACGGGTGCGGGCCGCGGCTTTTGCGCGGGCCAGGATCTGTCCGACCGCGCCGTGGAACCCGGTTCGAAGGGCGTGGATCTGGGCGAGTCGGTAGAAAAAAACTATGCGCCGCTGGTGCTGGCCTTGAAAGCCTTGGCTATGCCCGTGATCTGCGCCGTCAACGGCGTGGCCGCCGGCGCGGGCGCCAACCTGGCACTGGCGTGCGACATCGTCATCGCCGGCAAGTCGGCCAGCTTCGTGGAAGTATTCTGCAAATTGGGCCTGATTCCGGACACGGGCGGCACCTTCTTCCTGCCTCGCTTGATCGGTTCCGCGCGCGCCATGGGCCTGGCCATGCTCGGCGAAAAACTGACGGCCGAAAAAGCGGAAGATTGGGGCCTGATCTGGAAATGCGTGGACGATGCGCAGCTGGCGGATGAAACGCGCAAGCTGGCCGTGCATTTTGCCAGTGCGCCGACCAAGGGCCTGGCCTACACCAAGCAGGCGCTGGCCGCCAGCGGTGCGAATACCCTGCCGCAGCAGCTGGCGCTGGAAGCGCGCATGATGAGCGATCTCGGTAACAGCGACGATTACCGCGAAGGCGTGGCCGCCTTCATGGAAAAGCGCGCACCGCAATTCAAGGGACACTGATATGACCGAATTGGCAAACAAACTGGCAAACAACAGTATCGTCGCCGTCATCGGCAGCGGCGCCATGGGCGCCGGCATCGCGCAGGTGGCAGCCGCCGCCGGTTACACAGTCAAACTGTACGACACGCGCGCGGAAGCGGTCAGCAAGGCTTTGCTCGATATCGGCAAGATGTATGCGAAGCTGGCCGAAAAGGGCCGTATGACGGCTGACGAAGCCACGGCCGCCACGGCGCGCCTGCAGGCGGCCGGCAGCCTGGCCGACGTGAGCGACGCGTCTCTGGTGGTGGAAGCCATCGTGGAAAACCTCGACGTCAAGCGCGGCCTGTTCGCCGAACTCGAAGCGTTAGTCAGCGACGACTGCATCCTGGCGACGAATACCTCGTCGATTTCCGTGACGGCCATCGCCGCCAAGCTGCGCCATCCGGAACGCCTGGTCGGCATGCATTTCTTTAATCCCGTTCCCCTGATGGCGCTGGTCGAAGTGATCAGTGGCCTGGCCACCAGCGAGCAGGTCGCCGCCACCGTCTACGACACCTCGATCGCCTGGGGCAAGAACCCCGTGCATGCGAAATCGACGCCGGGCTTCATCGTCAACCGTGTCGCCCGTCCGTTTTATGCGGAAGGCTGGCGCCTGTTGAACGAGCAGGCGGGTGACCCCGCCACCATCGATGCGGTGCTGCGCGAAGCGGGCGGTTTCCGCATGGGCCCATTCGAGTTGATGGACCTGATCGGCCACGACGTGAATTTCTCCGTCACGCAATCCGTATTCGGCGCCTACTTCAACGACCCGCGCTTCACGCCGTCCGTGCTGCAGCAGGAAATGGTCAACGCCGGATTCCTTGGCCGCAAATCGGGCCGTGGCTTTTATCTGTACGGCGAAGGCGCCGCTGCCCCTGTGGCGCAGGCGGAAAGCGCGCAAGCGACCCCGGAATTCGTCGCCCTGTCGGCTGCCATCGGCGGCGATGGCCGTGGCCACAGCGGCGTCATTCGCAGCCTGGTGCAGCGGCTGGAGCAGGCGGGCATCACCGTCAGCCGCCGCGTGACGCAGGAAGGCCAGACGCATGACGAGGCACCTGCCCTGCATTGCAACGGCGCCGCGATTTATCTGACCGACGGTCGCAGCGCCACCCAGCGCGCGCACGACAACCAGCATCCGGACACGGTGCTGTTCGACCTGGCGCTCGACTACGCCGGTGCCAAACGCATTGCCGTGGCCCGTGCCGACCAGTGCAGCGATGCCGCCTACGCGGCTACTGTCGGCCTGTTCCAGGCGGCCGGTTTCATCGTCACGCGCCTGGACGACGTGCCTGGCCTGGCCGTCATGCGCACGGTCGCCATGCTGGCCAACGAGGCGGCCGACGCCGTCAACCAGGGCGTGTGCACGGTGGCTGCCGTCGATATCGCCATGCAGAAGGGCGTCAACTATCCGCGCGGACCGCTGGCCTGGGCCGATGCCGTCGGCGCCCAGCACATCGTGACCGTGCTGCACCACCTGGCGCAAGGCTATGGCGAAGACCGCTACCGGGTCTCGCCGCTGCTGCGCCGCAAACTTGCCACTGGAGCGACGTTTCATGCCGAATGAAGACCACAACATGACGGCACAGGCATTGGCCGAAGCGGCCGCCGCCTCCATGCTGTCGCGCGATAACGCCACCGCCGCCATGGGCATCGCCCTGGCCGACGTGGGGCCCGGCCATGCGCGCATGACGATGACGGTGCGCCCAGACATGCTCAATGGCCACCAGACCTGCCACGGCGGCTTTATCTTTGCCCTGGCCGACAGTGCCTTCGCGTTTG of Janthinobacterium sp. PAMC25594 contains these proteins:
- a CDS encoding M14-type cytosolic carboxypeptidase, translated to MTIKISQQFDAGAIEVLRADDAQSIELNIRKDSHADITQWFYFRLQGAQGEACTIRFMNAGKSAYPDGWKDYQAVASYDRETWFRVPTSFDGTVMTIAHTPEEESVYYAYFEPYPWDRHLALIDSAQASPLVRLIDLGSTVEGRDMNLLVVGDADAEKKVWVIARQHPGETMAEWFVEGMLEALLDQANPFARQCLQDAVFYVVPNMNPDGSVHGNLRTNAAGANLNREWMTPTMERSPEVFLVKQKMHEIGCDLFLDVHGDEGLPYVFVAGSDALENFTPAQKAEQDRFIADFKVASPDFQDEHGYEDGPFTPEVLTMGSPHITHAFGCLALTLELPFKDNANDPDPQTGWSGARSAALGAAVLQPILSTLRA
- the paaX gene encoding phenylacetic acid degradation operon negative regulatory protein PaaX → MKNTRCTAWIADFLESDPPRSKSLVMTIFGDAIVPRGGAIWLGSLIDLLAPFGVNDRLLRTSVFRLAQEGWLSSQRDGRRSAYTIRPEALARFERAYRRIYAPLVVHWDGSWTLVIGPAGSIGAAERGALRKELLWAGYGLISPGIFGHPASNSEALEDILVRNEVQGKLYVCHTTELPDVSTRPLRDMVGECWDLSEVMAGYEKFIASFQPLLTLLQQEPVFDAEQAFVIRSLLTHAYRRVQLHDPQLPVELLPEPWPGTQAYALARDLYRLTHAAAEEHILATLRREDEQAPDVEPWFYERFGGLTN
- the paaA gene encoding 1,2-phenylacetyl-CoA epoxidase subunit PaaA gives rise to the protein MYAQMVETGLKNVRSIDDMGQEERAFQARIDEGIKIEAKDWMPDAYRKTLIRQISQHAHSEIVGQLPEGNWVTRAPTLKRKSILLAKIQDEAGHGLYLYSAAETLGVSRDDLLAALHSGKAKYSSIFNYPTLSWADMGAIGWLVDGSAIINQIPLCRCSYGPYARAMIRVCKEESFHARQGYDIMMSLCKGTPEQKAMAQDALNRWWWPSLMMFGPSDAASVNSAQSAQWRIKLFSNDELRQRMVDQTVPQIEYLGLTVPDPDLKFNAETGHYEFGEIDWSEFNNVLKGNGPCNRERLQTRVKAYEDGAWFRDALLAYADKQAANKAAA
- the paaB gene encoding 1,2-phenylacetyl-CoA epoxidase subunit PaaB, whose product is MSKEWPLWEVFIRSQHGLAHKHVGSLHASDATMAVNHARDVYTRRNEGVSIWVVRAADIVASSPGDKGALFEPSNSKVYRHPTFFPMPEEVKNL
- the paaC gene encoding 1,2-phenylacetyl-CoA epoxidase subunit PaaC — its product is MDDKINYLLRLGDNALILSQQLSQLCGKGPALEEDMALTNVALDLLGQTRLWFSYAAELENAGRDEDDIAFLRDAHDFKNCLLLEQPNGNYADTMMRQFFFDSWHYFQLLELAKCSDPRIVEVAQKSIKEVTYHLRRSGDLIVRLGDGTADSHAKTQAAADKLWMYTGEMFKYDAVDQAMLAAGIAPPSDVLRQAFLEHVAEIFAEATLSMPAPDAWMQKGGKQGTHTEHLGFILAEMQFLQRAYPGAEW
- the paaD gene encoding 1,2-phenylacetyl-CoA epoxidase subunit PaaD, which gives rise to MATLDAAQVWAWLGDVPDPEIPVISVVDLGIVRAVDVVSSEECIVTITPTYSGCPAMQVIADAVTDALRSHGVAKVTLVNQLAPAWTTDWMSEAGKAKLKGYGIAPPQQQVIDISGLKGGVKRQPMPTLEVICPNCGSTHTQLTSQFGSTPCKALYKCLACREPFDYFKCH
- the paaE gene encoding 1,2-phenylacetyl-CoA epoxidase subunit PaaE, with the translated sequence MSKFYPLCVSNVRNETRDTIAVTFDVPAELQQQFRFQQGQHLTLRANINAEDVRRSYSICSAVQDGTLRVAIKRTPGGAFSTWANDTLKAGATIEVMPPMGHFNVPLDCVNRKHYLAFAAGSGITPILSIIKTTLLTEPLSRFTVFYGNRASSSVIFKEELTDLKDVYLERLNLVYVMSREQQDIELFNGRITQEKCEQFLQHWIRVEDYDNAFICGPEDMMLGVSAALQAAGMPKQNIKIELFAASIPKNFHKPRAQLAADAVRETEVTVIMDGNHTTFTMDKDKESILDAGLRAGLDMRYSCKGGVCSTCRCKILDGKVEMDVNYALEDYEVARGFVLSCQSFPLTDKVVVDFDQAE
- the paaG gene encoding 2-(1,2-epoxy-1,2-dihydrophenyl)acetyl-CoA isomerase PaaG translates to MTYQNILFTIEQGIATLTLNRPDKLNSFTQAMHEEVRDALAKVNADSSVRVFVLTGAGRGFCAGQDLSDRAVEPGSKGVDLGESVEKNYAPLVLALKALAMPVICAVNGVAAGAGANLALACDIVIAGKSASFVEVFCKLGLIPDTGGTFFLPRLIGSARAMGLAMLGEKLTAEKAEDWGLIWKCVDDAQLADETRKLAVHFASAPTKGLAYTKQALAASGANTLPQQLALEARMMSDLGNSDDYREGVAAFMEKRAPQFKGH
- the paaH gene encoding 3-hydroxyacyl-CoA dehydrogenase PaaH, coding for MTELANKLANNSIVAVIGSGAMGAGIAQVAAAAGYTVKLYDTRAEAVSKALLDIGKMYAKLAEKGRMTADEATAATARLQAAGSLADVSDASLVVEAIVENLDVKRGLFAELEALVSDDCILATNTSSISVTAIAAKLRHPERLVGMHFFNPVPLMALVEVISGLATSEQVAATVYDTSIAWGKNPVHAKSTPGFIVNRVARPFYAEGWRLLNEQAGDPATIDAVLREAGGFRMGPFELMDLIGHDVNFSVTQSVFGAYFNDPRFTPSVLQQEMVNAGFLGRKSGRGFYLYGEGAAAPVAQAESAQATPEFVALSAAIGGDGRGHSGVIRSLVQRLEQAGITVSRRVTQEGQTHDEAPALHCNGAAIYLTDGRSATQRAHDNQHPDTVLFDLALDYAGAKRIAVARADQCSDAAYAATVGLFQAAGFIVTRLDDVPGLAVMRTVAMLANEAADAVNQGVCTVAAVDIAMQKGVNYPRGPLAWADAVGAQHIVTVLHHLAQGYGEDRYRVSPLLRRKLATGATFHAE
- the paaI gene encoding hydroxyphenylacetyl-CoA thioesterase PaaI, producing the protein MPNEDHNMTAQALAEAAAASMLSRDNATAAMGIALADVGPGHARMTMTVRPDMLNGHQTCHGGFIFALADSAFAFACNSYNMNTVGAGCTIDYLAPGREGDVLTAHAVEQALAGKSGVYDVKVSNQDGRAIALFRGKSIRVAGEVISD